The Aureimonas populi genome includes the window GACCATGCCCGTCGAGATCCTCTTCGCCACTTCCGCCCCGTGCGCCGGGTTGGACGTGAAGACCGAGCCTCCGAGCCCGAAGGGGGAATCGTTGGCGATGCGCACGGCATCGTCCTCATCCTTCGCCCGGAACAGCATCGAGACCGGACCGAAGAACTCCCAGTAGCGGGCCGGGTTGTCCTCGGCGAGATCGGTCAGGATCGTCGGTTGAACGAAGGCACCCTGATTGGGAATCGGCGCCCCGACCTCCTCGGCCTTGGCGCCGAGCTTCACCGCCTCGCGGATCTGCTCCCTCACATCGTCGGCGGCCTTCTGCGAGGACAGCGGGGCGAGCGTCGTGTTCGGGTCGAAGGGGTCGCCCGCCACCAGGCCCGCGACACCCGTCCTGTAGCGATCGAGAAACTGGTCGTAGACCGGATCGGCGACGATCATGCGCTTGGAGGAGCAGCAGACCTGCCCGCCGTTCCAGTGACGGCCGAACACCGCCCATTTCGCGGTCTTCTCCAGGTCGGCATCGGCCAGGACGATGAAGGCGTCCGCGCCGCCGAGTTCCATGGTCGACTTCTTCAGCGCCTTGCCGGCCTGCGCGGCGACGACCGACCCGGCAGCCTCCGAGCCGGTCAGCGCCACGCCATGGACGCGGTCGTCGTTGAGGATGAGCTCGATCTGCGAGCGCGTGGCATAGAGATTGCGGAACGCGCCCTCGGGCAGCCCCGCCTTCATCATCAGGTCCTGGAAGGCGGCGGCGCTCTGCGGCACGTTGGAGGCATGCTTCAGGAGCACCGTGTTGCCGGCCGAAAGCTGCGGCGCGATGATGCGGGCGATCTGGTAATAGGGGAAGTTCCAGGGCTCGATGGCGAGCAGGACGCCGAGCGGCTCGTGGACGAGGATCGCCTCGCCCTCGGCAGGGTCGAGCACCGGCAGCTTCTCGGGCTTGAGCAGCTCCTCGGCGTTGCGCACGTAATATTCGAAGATCTTGGCCGAAAGCTCCACCTCGGCCTTCGCCTCGGCGGTGAGCTTGCCCATCTCCAGCGTCAGCAGCCTGGCATAGGCGTCGCTGTTCTCGCGCAGGATGTTCGCCGCGTTCTGGAGAATGCGGCCGCGCTCGGAGAAGGGCATCTCCTTCCAGCGCAGAAAGGCGTCGTGCGCCTTGCCGATCGCCTCGCGCACCTCGGCGTCGGTCGCGTCGGCGAAGGTCTCGAGCGTTTCGCCCGTGTAGGGATTGATCGTAGCGTAGGCCATGGATGGCTGCCTTCCAGATGTTTGCCCGATGAGGCCGCCGGCGGGAGGCCGGATATCCGGCTCCCGCCGGCGGAGCGGGCACTTGGGTTGCGGATTCGATATGGGGTGGGCGCGCCGGCCCGGTTACCCCTTCAGAGCGGCCGCGACGGGCACCGAGAGCGGCGTGGTGGGCCGGCCGATCAGCGCCGAAAGCTGCTTTGCATCGTCGAACAGAGCACCCTGCGAAACCCCGGCGTCCCAGCTCGCGATCGAGGCCGCGAAACCTTCCGGTACGCCATGACTGGCCAGGGCGGCGGCGTAGTCGGCTTCGGGAAGGTTCTTGTAGGGAATGTCCTTGCCGGTCTGGCGGGAGATCTCGGCGGCGAGGTCGGACAGCGTCCAGGCCGTGTCGCCGGCCAGCTCGTAGGTCTTGCCCTCGTGGCCGGCGCCCGTCAGCACGGCCACGGCCGCCTCTGCATAGTCGGCGCGCGGCGCGGCGGAAATCCTGCCCTCGCCGGCGCTGCCGATGAAGGCGCCGCCCGCCACCGCGCCGCCGATCGAGCCGGTGTAGTTCTCGCTGTACCAGCCATTGCGAAGGATGGTGTAGGCCACGCCCGATGCCTTCAGATCGGCTTCCGTCTGGCGGTGCTCTCCGGCCAGATTGAGCGGCGAGGTGTCGGCGTGGAGCAGGCTAGTATAGACGATGCGCTTCACGCCCGCCTTCTTCGCCGCATCGATGACGTTCTTGTGCTGGACGGCGCGCTGGCCGATTTCGTTGGACGAGATCAGAAGCAGCGTGTCGACGCCGGTGAGCGCCGTGTCCAGCGTCTCAGGGCTCGCATAGTCCACGGCGCGCGCCTCCACGCCCAGGTCTCGCGCCTTTTCCGGGCTGCGCACGAGGGCGACGATCCCGGAGGCCGCCGTCTTCTGCTTCAGCTTTTCGACGACCAGGCGGCCGAGCTGGCCGGTGGCGCCTGTCACGGCGATGGTCATGGGGCGAACTCCTTGTCTCGGTTGGCAGTCGCCATCATATACGCGTGATGGTGACGTTTCGTTAGTGCGCACACAAAGGTAAGCATGGGGAATGTCATGGTAAAGACGGACGACTGCCCCGGGGAACCGGCCATGACGCTGTCGCAGAAGCTGGAGCGCGGCGACCTCATGGCGGCCGCCTGCCCCTCGCGCGATGTGCTGCGCCACCTGACCAGCCGCTGGGGCGTGCTCGTGCTGATCGCCCTTCAATCGGGCACGCAGCGTTTCAGCGACCTGCGCCGCAAGGTGGGCGGCGTCAGCGAACGCATGCTGGCGCAGACATTGCAAAGGCTGGAAGCCGACGGAATGGTCGAGCGCAAGGCCTACAAGATCGTTCCGCCCCATGTGGAATACACGCTCACGCCGCTGGGGCGGGAGGCGGCCGCCAAGGTGCAGGACCTGGCCGGCTGGATCGAGGCCAGCCTTCCGCGCATCGCCCTTCATTGGGACGCGGCGCGCCGGGACGACTAGCCGCAAGCGGCGGGCGCCGGCCCACGGGACGGGACGCCGCCTCTTCGTGCCTGCCCTGCGTGGACATCCCATGCCCGTGCGGGCACGGGATGTCCTGGCGGATCGTGGGCGCATGGTGAATCAGGGCTTGAGCAGCACCTTGCCGGCCTTGCCCGGAGCGAGCGAGGCGGCGACGGCTTCGGTGGCGCGCTCCAGGGGGAAGATGCCCTCGACCGGCAGCTTCAGCTCGCCCGCGGCCACGAGCCGCAGCAATTCGCCGATCAGCCGCACCTTGGTCTCGCCCGGCATCTGCGCGTTCACCTTCGAGCCCCAGAAGCCCTTCACCACCGCCTGCCTGAAGATCAGGTCGCCGGAGGAAAGCTGCATCGGCTCGCCCGCCATGGTGCCGAAGGAGACGAGCAGGCCGCCCTCGCCGAGCAGCGACAGGATGTCGCCGCTGGCTTGGCCGCCGATGGAATCCACGGCCGCGCGGATGGGGGCGCCGCCGGTGATCGCGCGCACCTTGTCCTTCCAGCCGTCGGTGGCGGTCGAGACGGCGTTGGCGATGCCGAGCGTGGCCAGCTCGTCCACCCCCGCGTCGCGGCGCACGAGGTTGACCACCTGCACCCCGCGCGTGGCGGCCAGCATCGCCAGCATCTTGCCGACCGCGCCGTTGGCGGTGTTCTGGATCACCCAGTCGCCGCGCTCCACCTCGAGGAAGTCCAGGAGCGTGACGGTGCTGAAGGGCATGGCGATCAACTGCGCGGCCGCTTCGTCGGCAATCGCGTCGGGCACGGGAACGAGGCCGGAGGCGGGAGCGAGGAAATACTCCGCCCAGGTGCCATGGACCGAGGCCACCGCGACGCGCTGGCCCACGGCCGCGCCGCTCACGCCCTCGCCCAGCGCGTCCACGATGCCGACCGCCTCGGAGCCGCCGATGGCCGGAAGCTCGGGCTTGTAGCCATAGGTGCCGCGCACGGTCCAAAGGTCGTGATTGTGGATGGGCGAGAGGATCGTGCGGACCCGCACCTGGCCGGGTCCGGGCTGCGGCACGGGGCTGTCAGTGAGGGTGAGGACGTCCGCCGGTTCGCCGAAGCTGGCGTGGATGGCGCTGCGCATGGGGGGCTCCTTAAAGCGTGGTGACGTGCAGGCGCACGTCGATATTGCCGCGTGTGGCGTTGGAATAGGGGCAGACCTGGTGCGTCGCCGCGACGAGTTCCCGCGCCGCCGCCTCGTCGAGGCCCCGGATTTCGGCGAAGATATCGATGTCCAGCTTGAAGCCGCCCTCGGGCGTCTGCCCAATACCCACCTGAACCGAGGTCTTGCTGCCGGCCACGGTCAGTTTCTTCTGCTGGGCGACGTGGTTCAGCGCGCTGTCGAAACAGGCGGCATAGCCGAGGGCGAAGAGCTGCTCGGGGTTCGCGCCCGCCTTGCCGGAGCCGGGCGTGGCCAGATCGAAGGCCAGGCTGCCGTCCTCGAGCGCCGTATGGCCGGAGCGGCCGCCGGTCGCGACGGCGCTCGTCTTGTAGAAGATCTTCATGGTCTGTGTCCTTTTCCGGAAAGGTCTTCGGGCTCGCAAAGGAGCAATCGCTCGGTGGCGCCGAGCGCGTGCCGCATGGGGCCCTTGTCGCGGCTGAGCCTCGCCAGCAGCGCGGCGCCCAGCCACATCTGGTACAGAACCTGTGCCAGCCCCGCCGCCTCGGCCCCCGGCGGCAGCGAGCCGTCGGCCCGCGCCTCCCCGATCATCGCGGCCAGCCGCCCCGTCACCCGCTCGACACCATTGCTGAGGACGCGGCGCATGTCGTCGGACAGGTCCGCCACTTCCGCGCCGAGCTTGACCACGAGGCATTCCTCCCCCCAGCCCCTGCCATCGGGCCGGGAGGGGTCGCTCATCCAGGCATGCCAGTAGCGCATCAGCCTGTCTTTTCCCGTGCCGCCGCCTTCGGTCAGCTCCTCCAGCCGCGCGGCATAGGTCTCGACATAGTCGGCGAGAAGCGCGCAGCCGAAGGCCTCCTTCGAGGGGAAGTAATGGTAGAAGGACCCCTTGGGCACGCCCGATTCCTTCAGGATCTCCTGCAACCCGAGGCCCGTGAAGCCCCTGCCCAGCACCAGCCGATGGCCGGTATCGAGAATGGTGCGTCGTGTCGCTTCCGCTTTGGCCGTCAGGGTCATGACGTGCATATAGTAAAGAATAGACCAGTCGTCTAGTGATTCGGCATCGTTTCCGCCCGTCCTCCTCGCGTGCCGGGAATGCTCATCGGCTCTTGAGGTAGACCCGCCCGCCGGTCCGCTTCCTCCCCGTATCCTCGACGCCGGGGAAGGCGCCCTTGCGCACGAGGTTCATGAACTCGCGCCCGAGCTTCACCTTGTCGCCCATATAAAGCTCGTTCCAGCCGGCGCCGTAGATTTGGGGAAAGTGGAACTCCCCCGGCTTCAGCGCGGCGATCGCGTTCTTCAGGGCCGTCAGCCGTTCCGCCTGCATGGGTGCCTCCTTTCCCGCGCCGCCTTGGCAAGGCCGTTCGCTGTCGCCGGCCATGAAGGCCGATCCTGGAGCCTTCCGGCCACCCGTCTTCATCTTCCGCCCCAACTACGTTCGAGACGCCTTCCTGTAACATGCCGGGCGACGGGGAGGCCGGCCGCCCCGAGCCGCCACGGGTGACGGTCAGACGGCGTCCTGTCGCGCCGGGGCGTCATGGTCCGACGGGAGAGCCGTCTCGACGCGGTTTCGCCCCATCTCCTTTGCGCGATAGAGCGCCTTGTCGGCGGCGTTGACGAGATAGGCGTGGTCGGGATGGCCGTCGAAGGCGGCCACGCCGATCGACGCCGTCACCGTCAGCTCGCCTCCGTCCGGCAGCCGCAGGCTTTGCTCGGTGAATGTCTTGCGGATCCGCTCGGCAAGTCGCACCGCATCCTCCAGGCGGGTCTCGACCAGGGCGACGAGAAACTCCTCGCCGCCATATCGAAAGACGAAATCGCTCTGCCGCACGCTGTCGAGGATCACGTCGGCGATCTGGCGAAGGACGAGGTCGCCCGCCGAATGCCCGCCCTGGTCGTTGATGCGCTTGAAATGGTCGATGTCGATCATCAGGACGCAGAAGGCCGCGCCGCTCGTCGTGGCGAGGGAAATCTCCCGGCTGAGGATGGAGGGCAGGAAGCGCCGGTTCAGCGTCCGGGTCAGCGGGTCGCGGCCGTTCTCCAGCGCGGCCGCGCCCTGGAACAGTTCGGCGAGCAGGAAGTTGATCTCCTCGATGGCGGCCTGCAGCCGCTCCACCGCCTGCGGCAGGCCGGAGGCGTCCCCCGTCCGCGTATCGGCGATCTTGGGCAGGAGCACGCTGTCGATCTGCTGCATGATGCCCTCGATCGGATCGAGCGCGGCCGCGCCCTGGAACATCATGCCGGCGCGGTGGCGAAGCCACAGGCCGAACGAGGAGGCCGAGATCGGCTTGAGGGTCGCGTTCCCCTGACCGCCGAACAGGCCGAACAGGGCGCTCTGGCTCCATTCCATCAGGGCGGCGCGCTGGCTTTCCCGCTCCATGCTGATGTCCTGCCCCAGCGAGAAAAGCCGATACGCCTCGTCGACCTGCGCGCGCTGGCGGGTGCCGATGAAATAGGCCTCGCTCATCAGGCGCATGGCCAGGTCGACCCGCTCGTCGAGCAGGATCAGCACGGCCGCCATCTCCTCCCCGGTGAGGCTGGAGGCGGGAAGGCGGCGGGCGATGCCGCTCTTCACGAGGCTGGCCCCTTCCAGCACCAGATGGATCGGAATCTTGATGCGGGCGTGGACCTCGCCGATATGCTTCTGCCGCGCGGCGAATTCGGTGTCATCGGGCTCGTCGCGGAAGAAGGCCCGCAGCCAACGGCACAGGGAATGGCTGAGCCGCTCCTGGACCACGGAATGGCTGAGGAAGTTCGCCGCTTCCTCATGCTTCAGGAATGTCCGGTAGAAGGAGGCGACCAGTTCCTCGGCATCGCCCTCGATGATTCCGAGCAGCGCCTCGCGGGCCCCCACAGGGGCCGTCTCGCCGGTCCGCCGGCTGGCCGCCGATCCATCCTGATCGCTGAACACCGTTCTGCCCCCGCATCCGCATGTGAACGCTGGCTAAGCGCCGCCCGGCGATATGGCAAGCCGAGTGAATACCGCCGGCGTCACATCCATATGCGGAGCGCCGGCCCTTGAAAACCGTGCCGGCGCATGGGGTGGATGGCGCGCTGCGCGCTTCAGCTCCTCCAGGGCAGCGTGCCGGGGGGCAGGCGGCGGCCGAGGCGGTCCAGCAGAAGCGCGAGCAGGAGGACGAACAGGACCGAAAGCGTGGAGATCGCCGCCGCGCCCGTGGAGTTGCCCTCGTACTGGAGCGAGAAGATCATCACCCCCACCGTCTCGACACCGCTCGACCAGAGGAGGGCGGACACGGTGAGTTCGTTGAAGGCGGTCATGAAGACGAGCAGGCCGCCCGCCACCGCCGCCGGCGCGACGACAGGCGCGACGATGAAGGCGAGGCGGCGGAACAGGCGCGCGCCGAGCATGCGCCCGGCCTCGTCGAGCGCGGGCTCGACCGCCTCCAGCGCCGAGGTCGTCGGCCGCAGGACGAGCGGCAGGAAACGCGCCGCGTAGGCCAGGAACAGGATCGTCGCCGTTCCGTAGATCGAGACGCCCAGAAGCGGGAGCGGGGCCAGGAAGACCAGGATCATCGCGAGCGCGAAGACCGTGCCCGGCACCACGAAGGGCATGTCGGCGATGCTCTGGACGAGGCGCGCCGGGCCGCTTCTGCGCAGGGCGCAGAGATAGGCGAGGGGAATGGCGATCAGCACCGCCGCCGCCGCCGCGCCGAGGGAGAGCTGGAAGGAATTGGCGAAGGCGCGCCGGACCGTCCCGCTCGCGCCGATCGTCGCGGCGTAGTTGGCGAGCGTCGCCGTCTCCGGCGACAGCCGAACGCCGACGGCCGGAACGAGCGAGGCGCCGACGAGCGCCAGGAGCGGCGCCACGGCCGTCAGCAGGATCGCGCCCCAGACGAAGAGGCCCGCCGCCACGGCCGCGCGCCCCCGCAAGAGCGGGCGCAGCGGCTGGCCGCCCGCGATGGGCACCGACAGGCGCCTCACCAGCACGCCCCGCGCGCAAAGCGCGGCGGCGGCCATCGCCAGGAGGATCATGGACAGCGACGCGACCTGCCCCATCACCGAAGGCCCGAAGCCGGCGAGCCGCTGGTAGATCAGCGTCGTGAGCATGGGAAAGCGGCCGGGAATGCCGAGCAGGGCCGGCACGCCGAAATTGCCGAGCGCCGCGGCGAAGGCGAGGATCGAGCCGGCGAGGACGGCCGGCAGGGCCAGCGGCAGCAGGATGTGCGACACGACGCGCCCCGTGCGCACGCCCGCGATGCGCGCCGCCTCGATCAGGTCCTGCGGCACGGCCAGAAGGCTGGCGCGCACGGCCAGGAACACGAAGGGCATGTGCTCGATGCCCATCAGGAGGGCGATGCCGGTGCCAGAATAGAGCGGGTTGGGCGTGCCCGGCGTTGGCGCGAGCCCGAGCGGGGCGAGCAGGGGGCTCGACGAGCCGAACAGCTCGATCCAGGCGAGCGCCGTGATCTGCGAGGGGATGAGAAGGGGCGAGAGGATGAGGAAGGTCGCCGCGACGCGCGCGCGCACCGGCGCGAGCGTGACGCAGAAGGCCAGCGCCGTTCCCAGAAGCGCCGAGACGGCCACCGCCGCGCCGGAGGCGCCGAGCGTGTTCCAGAAGGCGCGCCGCACGGCCCGGCTCGACCAGCTTTCGCGCAGCGTGCCCAGGAACTCGCCCTCGGCATTCGCCCCCAGCGCCTCGGACAGGAGGCGCAGCAGCGGGAAGGCGCTGAACAGGCCCACATAGAGCGCGAGGCCGAGCAGCAGCAACGCCTCCCCGCGCGGGCGGGGAAGGCGCCGGGCGCCCGGCAGCGGCGCGCGCCCCAGGCTGATGCCGATGTCAGCCACCGAAGAGGTCCGCGAACTGCATCTTGATCTCCTGGTCCTCGGCCAGCATCCGGTCCGTGTCGGCGGGAAGGATGGTGAGGTCGGCCACGGCCGGGTAGCCGGCCGGGGGCTCGACGCCCGCGATCACCGGGAAGTAGCCCTGCGCGACCGACTGCTCCTGCGCGGCGCGGCCGAGCTGCCAGTCGACGAAGGCCTGCGCGGCCTCGCGATTGTCCGTTCCTTTCACGATGGCGACCGGCTGGGTGATCGTGGAGACGCCCTCCTGCGGAAAGACGAAATCCACCGGCGAGCCGTTCGCCTTGGCGTTCAGCGCCATGTATTCGATGATGATGCCGTAGGCCTTCTCGCCGCGCGCCACCGCCTCGATCACCGTGCCGTTGCCTTGCCCGGCCACGGCCCCGCCATCGGCCAGCGCCTCGTAATAGCCCCAGCCGAAGCCGGGCTGCTGCACCATGGTGCCGACATGGATCACCGCCGCGCCCGAATAGAGCGGGCTCGGCATGATGACGCCGGAGGCGACGCCCTCGGCCGTCAGATCGGCCCAGGAGGCGGGCGGCGTCTGAACGAGATCGGTGTTGTAGACGATGCCGGTGGTGATGAGCTTGGTGCCGAAGAAGGTGCGGTCGGGATCGACCAGCGCTTCCGGCAGCCCGTCCACCGGGGCGTCGGCGTAAGGCTCGAGGCGCCCGTCGTTCTTGAGCTGCGTCATGGCCACCGAATCGGCGATCAGCAGAAGATCGGCCTGCGGATTGCCGGCGGCGAACTCGGCCTGCAGCTTGGCCATCAGCTCGGTGGTGCCCGAGCGGAACACCTCGACGGCGATCTGCGGATGGTCGCGGTTGAAGGCCTCGATCACCGCGTTCATCTGGTCGGTCGGCTGCGAGGTGTAGACGGTGATCGTGCCCTCCTGCGCCTGCGCGGCACTGGCGAGCATGGAGGCGGCGAGAAGCGGAAGGGCGATCTTCGCGAGAAGGGGCATCTGGGGTCGGCTCCGGGGGTTGGGTCGGGTCAGCCTCTAGGCGTCTTCCGCGACAGGGCGGTGACAGCAGGATTTCGGATCGATGACGCGCCACAGCCCGTCCCCGCCCCGCCGCCACTCGCTCAGGGCGGCGTTGTCCGGCCGGCGGAAGGGCTCGTGCGGCAGGAGCGTCTGCCACAGGACGCGCGCGGTGCCGGAATGGGCGACGATCAGGACGGGGTGGGGCGGGGCGATGCGGGCAAGGCCCCGTCGCACCCGGCCGGCGAACGCGTCCGGCCCCTCGCCTCCGGGCGGGGTCGCCTCGCGCCGGATGATGGAGCGCGGGCCGCCTTCCCAGGCGCCCCAATTCCGCTCGCCCAGTTCGGGAAGCCGGTGCAGCGGCCGGCCCGTGAGCGTGGCGACGGCCTCGGCGGTCTGGATCGCGCGCGTCAGGGCGGAGGTCCAGATGCTTGTGAACTCCATGCCGGCGAGCAGCTCCGCGGCCGCGCGCGCCTGCGCCTCGCCCGTCGGGGAAAGGGGGATGTCGGTCACGCCCGCCACGATCCCGGCCGCGTTGGCGGGCGTCTGCCCGTGGCGCAGGAAGAGGAACCGCCCGCCGAGAAAATCCTCCGGCGGCATCACCATTTCATCCTCGGCCGGTCGGCCAGCCGGAAGCCCGGCAGGGCCGCCGCCAGCGCCTCGCGCCCGCCCTGCGCGACGAAGGCCGGCATGGCGAGCCGGGGGCGCACCGCCTCCAGGAGCGCGGCGATGTCCGTCAGGCGCGGATGGACGTTCCAGCGCAGGAATTGCGCCTTTCCGGCCGCCACCAGCGCCTGCGCCGGGGTGCCCGCCGAAAGATGGCCGGTGAAGACGATGCGCGCCTCGCCGCTCCGGGCGAAACGCTCGGCCAGCGCGGCCGCCACGCCCCCTTGCGCGTTGGGCTTGGCGGCGATCATCACGCCGCGCGCCGGCGCGTCCGGGCCGAGCGGCGCGGCCTTTTCCAGAAGGGCGCACAGGCGTGCGGCGAGGCGGGGGGAAAGCCCGCCGCTCTCCAGAAGGATCGAGGCGACCTCCAGATGCGCGGGGCACAGCGCGACCTCCGCCCCCGCCTCGCAGAGAAGAAGCGCCATCTCCAGTCCGCGCCCGCCCGCCGGCGCGGGCAGGAGAAGCGGCTCCTGCGCCAGCGCCAGCAGGCGGGCCAGGGCCGATTCCAGCGGCTCGTCATAGACCCCGTAGGAGGCGTCCAGCACGAGCGCGGCGGCGCGCGGCGGGCATCGATAGGCGAAGAGGACGCTCTCGGGCGAACAGTCTCCGGTGTAGAGAAGGCCCTCCTCGCCGCCGAGCCGCATCCAGACCGCGCCCGGCGCATGGCCCGCGGGGCCCGTCTCGACCGTGACGCCGGCGATCTCGCTCGCCCCTTCCATCGGCAGGGGCAGGACCTCGCCCGAAAGGCCGCGCGCCGCCGTGCGGGCGACGAGGCCGGTCGCATGGACCGGCGGGTTGCCCAGCGCGCCCTTC containing:
- a CDS encoding NAD-dependent succinate-semialdehyde dehydrogenase — encoded protein: MAYATINPYTGETLETFADATDAEVREAIGKAHDAFLRWKEMPFSERGRILQNAANILRENSDAYARLLTLEMGKLTAEAKAEVELSAKIFEYYVRNAEELLKPEKLPVLDPAEGEAILVHEPLGVLLAIEPWNFPYYQIARIIAPQLSAGNTVLLKHASNVPQSAAAFQDLMMKAGLPEGAFRNLYATRSQIELILNDDRVHGVALTGSEAAGSVVAAQAGKALKKSTMELGGADAFIVLADADLEKTAKWAVFGRHWNGGQVCCSSKRMIVADPVYDQFLDRYRTGVAGLVAGDPFDPNTTLAPLSSQKAADDVREQIREAVKLGAKAEEVGAPIPNQGAFVQPTILTDLAEDNPARYWEFFGPVSMLFRAKDEDDAVRIANDSPFGLGGSVFTSNPAHGAEVAKRISTGMVFVNHPTKVEADLPFGGIRRSGYGRELIGLGLKEFVNHKLIDVVDIDAPF
- a CDS encoding SDR family oxidoreductase is translated as MTIAVTGATGQLGRLVVEKLKQKTAASGIVALVRSPEKARDLGVEARAVDYASPETLDTALTGVDTLLLISSNEIGQRAVQHKNVIDAAKKAGVKRIVYTSLLHADTSPLNLAGEHRQTEADLKASGVAYTILRNGWYSENYTGSIGGAVAGGAFIGSAGEGRISAAPRADYAEAAVAVLTGAGHEGKTYELAGDTAWTLSDLAAEISRQTGKDIPYKNLPEADYAAALASHGVPEGFAASIASWDAGVSQGALFDDAKQLSALIGRPTTPLSVPVAAALKG
- a CDS encoding winged helix-turn-helix transcriptional regulator; the encoded protein is MVKTDDCPGEPAMTLSQKLERGDLMAAACPSRDVLRHLTSRWGVLVLIALQSGTQRFSDLRRKVGGVSERMLAQTLQRLEADGMVERKAYKIVPPHVEYTLTPLGREAAAKVQDLAGWIEASLPRIALHWDAARRDD
- a CDS encoding zinc-binding dehydrogenase; the protein is MRSAIHASFGEPADVLTLTDSPVPQPGPGQVRVRTILSPIHNHDLWTVRGTYGYKPELPAIGGSEAVGIVDALGEGVSGAAVGQRVAVASVHGTWAEYFLAPASGLVPVPDAIADEAAAQLIAMPFSTVTLLDFLEVERGDWVIQNTANGAVGKMLAMLAATRGVQVVNLVRRDAGVDELATLGIANAVSTATDGWKDKVRAITGGAPIRAAVDSIGGQASGDILSLLGEGGLLVSFGTMAGEPMQLSSGDLIFRQAVVKGFWGSKVNAQMPGETKVRLIGELLRLVAAGELKLPVEGIFPLERATEAVAASLAPGKAGKVLLKP
- a CDS encoding organic hydroperoxide resistance protein, with translation MKIFYKTSAVATGGRSGHTALEDGSLAFDLATPGSGKAGANPEQLFALGYAACFDSALNHVAQQKKLTVAGSKTSVQVGIGQTPEGGFKLDIDIFAEIRGLDEAAARELVAATHQVCPYSNATRGNIDVRLHVTTL
- a CDS encoding TetR/AcrR family transcriptional regulator; translation: MHVMTLTAKAEATRRTILDTGHRLVLGRGFTGLGLQEILKESGVPKGSFYHYFPSKEAFGCALLADYVETYAARLEELTEGGGTGKDRLMRYWHAWMSDPSRPDGRGWGEECLVVKLGAEVADLSDDMRRVLSNGVERVTGRLAAMIGEARADGSLPPGAEAAGLAQVLYQMWLGAALLARLSRDKGPMRHALGATERLLLCEPEDLSGKGHRP
- a CDS encoding DUF1413 domain-containing protein; the encoded protein is MQAERLTALKNAIAALKPGEFHFPQIYGAGWNELYMGDKVKLGREFMNLVRKGAFPGVEDTGRKRTGGRVYLKSR
- a CDS encoding GGDEF domain-containing protein, which gives rise to MFSDQDGSAASRRTGETAPVGAREALLGIIEGDAEELVASFYRTFLKHEEAANFLSHSVVQERLSHSLCRWLRAFFRDEPDDTEFAARQKHIGEVHARIKIPIHLVLEGASLVKSGIARRLPASSLTGEEMAAVLILLDERVDLAMRLMSEAYFIGTRQRAQVDEAYRLFSLGQDISMERESQRAALMEWSQSALFGLFGGQGNATLKPISASSFGLWLRHRAGMMFQGAAALDPIEGIMQQIDSVLLPKIADTRTGDASGLPQAVERLQAAIEEINFLLAELFQGAAALENGRDPLTRTLNRRFLPSILSREISLATTSGAAFCVLMIDIDHFKRINDQGGHSAGDLVLRQIADVILDSVRQSDFVFRYGGEEFLVALVETRLEDAVRLAERIRKTFTEQSLRLPDGGELTVTASIGVAAFDGHPDHAYLVNAADKALYRAKEMGRNRVETALPSDHDAPARQDAV
- a CDS encoding ABC transporter permease, translated to MADIGISLGRAPLPGARRLPRPRGEALLLLGLALYVGLFSAFPLLRLLSEALGANAEGEFLGTLRESWSSRAVRRAFWNTLGASGAAVAVSALLGTALAFCVTLAPVRARVAATFLILSPLLIPSQITALAWIELFGSSSPLLAPLGLAPTPGTPNPLYSGTGIALLMGIEHMPFVFLAVRASLLAVPQDLIEAARIAGVRTGRVVSHILLPLALPAVLAGSILAFAAALGNFGVPALLGIPGRFPMLTTLIYQRLAGFGPSVMGQVASLSMILLAMAAAALCARGVLVRRLSVPIAGGQPLRPLLRGRAAVAAGLFVWGAILLTAVAPLLALVGASLVPAVGVRLSPETATLANYAATIGASGTVRRAFANSFQLSLGAAAAAVLIAIPLAYLCALRRSGPARLVQSIADMPFVVPGTVFALAMILVFLAPLPLLGVSIYGTATILFLAYAARFLPLVLRPTTSALEAVEPALDEAGRMLGARLFRRLAFIVAPVVAPAAVAGGLLVFMTAFNELTVSALLWSSGVETVGVMIFSLQYEGNSTGAAAISTLSVLFVLLLALLLDRLGRRLPPGTLPWRS
- a CDS encoding ABC transporter substrate-binding protein, translated to MPLLAKIALPLLAASMLASAAQAQEGTITVYTSQPTDQMNAVIEAFNRDHPQIAVEVFRSGTTELMAKLQAEFAAGNPQADLLLIADSVAMTQLKNDGRLEPYADAPVDGLPEALVDPDRTFFGTKLITTGIVYNTDLVQTPPASWADLTAEGVASGVIMPSPLYSGAAVIHVGTMVQQPGFGWGYYEALADGGAVAGQGNGTVIEAVARGEKAYGIIIEYMALNAKANGSPVDFVFPQEGVSTITQPVAIVKGTDNREAAQAFVDWQLGRAAQEQSVAQGYFPVIAGVEPPAGYPAVADLTILPADTDRMLAEDQEIKMQFADLFGG
- a CDS encoding histidine phosphatase family protein; the encoded protein is MVMPPEDFLGGRFLFLRHGQTPANAAGIVAGVTDIPLSPTGEAQARAAAELLAGMEFTSIWTSALTRAIQTAEAVATLTGRPLHRLPELGERNWGAWEGGPRSIIRREATPPGGEGPDAFAGRVRRGLARIAPPHPVLIVAHSGTARVLWQTLLPHEPFRRPDNAALSEWRRGGDGLWRVIDPKSCCHRPVAEDA
- a CDS encoding MBL fold metallo-hydrolase, with translation MNRLTALSGFDRKGPAAFLAEIEGRRFLLDLGEGPDDARRPDLSGVGPVDAILVSHGHPDHVGALDMKGALGNPPVHATGLVARTAARGLSGEVLPLPMEGASEIAGVTVETGPAGHAPGAVWMRLGGEEGLLYTGDCSPESVLFAYRCPPRAAALVLDASYGVYDEPLESALARLLALAQEPLLLPAPAGGRGLEMALLLCEAGAEVALCPAHLEVASILLESGGLSPRLAARLCALLEKAAPLGPDAPARGVMIAAKPNAQGGVAAALAERFARSGEARIVFTGHLSAGTPAQALVAAGKAQFLRWNVHPRLTDIAALLEAVRPRLAMPAFVAQGGREALAAALPGFRLADRPRMKW